The Bacillota bacterium genome contains a region encoding:
- a CDS encoding RNA polymerase sigma factor: MTGNAPATGHAPDPGVDVVVRACRGDREAAGDLVSAFYRRIFSFIYRSTGSVALAQDLTQETFLRMWQGLPGLAEPGRFRPWLYRIACNVVKDHHRAWETRHVFPSDMTGAGEPAGADCVLDVAEAVSRLPPEQRVVLVLRFYEGLSLGEVARALGIPVGTVKSRLHHAIRSLRGLLREGEGA; encoded by the coding sequence TTGACGGGGAACGCTCCCGCGACCGGCCACGCTCCCGACCCCGGTGTGGACGTGGTGGTGCGCGCATGCCGGGGGGACCGGGAGGCAGCGGGCGATCTGGTCTCGGCCTTCTATCGGCGTATCTTCTCATTCATCTACCGCTCCACGGGGTCGGTCGCCCTGGCCCAGGACCTCACCCAGGAAACCTTCCTGCGCATGTGGCAGGGCCTGCCGGGCCTGGCCGAACCCGGACGCTTCCGGCCCTGGCTCTACCGGATCGCCTGCAACGTGGTGAAGGACCACCACCGGGCCTGGGAGACCCGCCACGTTTTCCCCTCGGATATGACGGGGGCCGGTGAACCGGCCGGGGCGGATTGTGTCCTGGACGTAGCGGAGGCCGTGTCGCGCCTGCCGCCGGAGCAGCGAGTGGTGCTGGTCCTCAGGTTCTACGAGGGACTGTCCCTCGGGGAGGTGGCCCGAGCCCTGGGCATCCCGGTGGGTACGGTCAAGTCCCGCCTGCATCACGCCATCAGGTCTCTACGCGGCCTGCTGAGGGAGGGTGAGGGGGCATGA